From one Oncorhynchus clarkii lewisi isolate Uvic-CL-2024 chromosome 6, UVic_Ocla_1.0, whole genome shotgun sequence genomic stretch:
- the LOC139411733 gene encoding mortality factor 4-like protein 1, with protein MAPKQDPKPKFQEGERVLCFHGPLLYEAKAVKTNIKEKQIKYFIHYSGWNKNWDEWVPESRVLKYVDSNLQKQKELQKANQNADDDSKMGEHKKHYDVEGKMRGVAPSKKIAAVQQKNVDLKAKKTKLKTPAAGEGTSTGEMPQPPRKKRARCDPTVESEETFINRVEVKVKIPEELKPWLVDDWDLITRQKQLFHLPARKNVDSVLEDYASYKKSRGTSESKEYAVNEVVAGIREYFNVMLGTQLLYKFERPQYAEILADHPDTPMSQVYGGPHLLRLFVRIGSMLAYTPLDEKSLALLLNYLQDFLKYLMKNSSLFSASDYEVAPPEYHRKAV; from the exons ATGGCGCCAAAACAGGACCCTAAACCTAAATTTCAAGAAG GTGAAAGAGTTCTGTGTTTTCATGGGCCATTGCTTTACGAAGCAAAG GCAGTGAAAACCAATATCAAGGAGAAACAAATTAAGTACTTCATTCATTACAGTGGATGGAACAAAAA CTGGGATGAATGGGTTCCTGAAAGCAGAGTTCTCAAATATGTGGACAGCAACCTGCAGAAACAAAAAGAGCTTCAAAAGGCTAATCA AAATGCCGACGATGACTCGAAGATGGGAGAACATAAAAA GCATTATGATGTTGAGGGAAAGATGAGGGGTGTAGCACCGAGCAAGAAGATTGCTGCTGTGCAGCAGAAAAATGTTGATCT GAAAGCGAAAAAGACTAAACTAAAGA CACCAGCGGCTGGAGAAGGTACCAGCACAGGAGAGATGCCACAGCCACCGCGGAAGAAGAGGGCTCGTTGCGACCCAACTGTGGAGAGT GAGGAGACGTTCATCAACCGTGTGGAGGTCAAGGTGAAGATTCCTGAGGAGCTGAAGCCGTGGCTGGTGGATGACTGGGACCTTATTACCAGACAGAAGCAG CTCTTTCACCTGCCCGCGAGAAAGAATGTGGATAGTGTCTTGGAGGACTATGCAAGCTATAAGAAATCAAGAGGAACTTCAGAAAGCAA GGAGTATGCTGTGAACGAGGTGGTGGCAGGGATCAGGGAGTACTTCAACGTCATGCTGGGCACTCAGCTGCTCTATAAGTTTGAGAGGCCCCAGTATGCAGAGATACTGGCGGATCACCCCGACACACCCATGTCCCAGGTCTACGGGGGCCCACACCTGCTCCGGCTTTTTG TGAGAATTGGCTCCATGCTTGCCTACACTCCCCTGGATGAGAAAAGCCTGGCTCTGCTGCTCAACTACCTGCAGGATTTTCTCAA GTATCTAATGAAGAACTCCTCCCTCTTCAGTGCCAGCGACTATGAGGTGGCGCCCCCAGAGTACCATAGGAAAGCCGTCTGA